In Streptomyces sp. NBC_01707, a genomic segment contains:
- a CDS encoding GntR family transcriptional regulator, translating into MDYLLDQAPGAPIRSGIPEHGRIPKYYAVKAHVSLLIEELGEGGMLPTERDLAVRYEVSRETVRQALRELLLEGRLARRGRGTVVAGPKLEQPLSLASYTEGVRRQGRTPGRHLIGLEKFPCPAALASETGVGQGEPVWHLERVLLADDDRVGLESTYVSVARVPDLDTEFDPDSSFYAYLHDRLGISFGDADERIETVLATPREALLIGTPPALPMLLLHRISRDASGQPLERVRTLFRGDRFSFTAHLGARG; encoded by the coding sequence GTGGACTACCTGCTCGACCAGGCACCTGGCGCACCGATCCGCTCCGGCATTCCGGAGCACGGCCGTATCCCCAAGTACTACGCCGTGAAGGCCCATGTCTCGCTCCTCATCGAGGAGTTGGGCGAGGGCGGCATGCTGCCCACCGAGCGCGACCTCGCCGTCCGCTACGAAGTCTCGCGCGAGACCGTGCGTCAGGCGCTGCGTGAACTCCTGCTGGAGGGCCGGCTCGCGCGTCGGGGCCGCGGCACCGTCGTCGCGGGTCCCAAGCTGGAGCAGCCGCTCTCCCTCGCCAGCTATACGGAGGGTGTGCGCCGCCAGGGGCGGACCCCGGGCCGCCATCTCATCGGTCTGGAAAAGTTCCCCTGCCCCGCCGCGCTCGCCTCCGAGACCGGCGTCGGGCAGGGCGAACCGGTCTGGCACCTGGAGCGCGTCCTGCTCGCCGACGACGACCGGGTCGGTCTGGAGAGCACCTATGTCTCCGTCGCCCGCGTACCGGATCTGGACACCGAGTTCGACCCCGACTCCTCCTTCTACGCCTACCTCCACGACCGGCTCGGCATCTCGTTCGGTGATGCGGACGAGCGGATCGAGACGGTGCTCGCCACCCCGCGCGAGGCCCTGCTGATCGGTACGCCGCCCGCGCTGCCCATGCTGCTGCTCCACCGGATCTCGCGGGACGCGAGCGGGCAGCCGCTGGAGCGCGTACGCACCCTCTTCCGCGGCGACCGGTTCTCCTTCACCGCGCACCTGGGCGCGCGGGGCTGA
- a CDS encoding TIGR03364 family FAD-dependent oxidoreductase encodes MRVIVVGAGVVGTMHAWHAVNRGHEVVQIERESEARGASLRNFGQIWVSGRAGGEELETALRARELWEGIGEQVPGLGFRPCGSLTPLRTELEIAVAEAAVARPDAAARGYKLLTADEARAVNPALRGDFVAALWCERDAAVEPRTAQLALKKELLSSGRYTFLGGREVREVVGGASVRDDHGDVHTGDAVVLCTGAWLGGLVRELAGPDLPVRRVRLQMMQTDPLGETLTTSVADADSFRYYPAYRSEALDALDAGQPQAPTAAEHRMQLLMVQRRGGGLTIGDTHEYEHPFSFDVVEEPYEHLTRVVESFLGRPLPRIRHRWAGVYAQCTDTGRVVHRQQVRDGVWLVTGPGGRGMTCSPAIAETTADELGW; translated from the coding sequence GTGAGAGTCATCGTCGTAGGAGCCGGCGTGGTGGGAACCATGCACGCCTGGCACGCAGTGAACCGCGGCCACGAGGTCGTACAGATCGAGCGCGAGAGCGAGGCGCGCGGAGCATCGCTCCGCAATTTCGGACAGATCTGGGTCAGCGGCAGGGCCGGTGGCGAAGAGCTGGAGACCGCGCTCCGTGCCCGCGAGTTGTGGGAGGGCATCGGGGAGCAGGTCCCCGGCCTGGGCTTCCGGCCCTGCGGTTCGCTGACCCCGCTCCGCACCGAGCTGGAGATCGCCGTCGCCGAGGCCGCCGTGGCCCGCCCCGACGCCGCGGCCCGCGGCTACAAGCTGCTCACGGCCGACGAGGCCCGCGCCGTCAACCCCGCGCTCCGAGGCGACTTCGTCGCCGCGCTGTGGTGTGAACGGGACGCCGCCGTCGAGCCGCGAACCGCCCAACTGGCTTTGAAAAAGGAACTGTTGTCGTCGGGCCGGTACACCTTCCTCGGCGGCCGTGAGGTCCGCGAGGTGGTGGGTGGGGCCTCCGTGCGCGACGACCACGGTGACGTGCACACCGGCGACGCCGTCGTGCTGTGCACCGGCGCCTGGCTCGGCGGCCTCGTCCGCGAGCTGGCCGGCCCCGATCTTCCGGTGCGCCGCGTCCGCCTCCAGATGATGCAGACCGACCCGCTCGGCGAAACGCTCACCACATCCGTCGCCGACGCCGACAGTTTCCGCTACTACCCGGCGTACCGGAGCGAGGCGCTCGACGCCCTCGACGCCGGACAGCCACAGGCGCCGACCGCGGCCGAGCACAGGATGCAGCTGCTCATGGTGCAGCGCCGAGGCGGCGGACTGACCATCGGCGACACCCACGAGTACGAGCACCCGTTCTCCTTCGACGTCGTCGAGGAGCCGTACGAGCACCTCACCCGCGTCGTCGAGTCCTTCCTCGGCCGCCCGTTGCCGAGAATCCGGCACCGCTGGGCAGGGGTCTATGCCCAGTGCACCGACACCGGCCGCGTCGTCCACCGCCAGCAGGTGCGGGACGGCGTCTGGCTCGTCACCGGGCCGGGCGGCCGCGGTATGACCTGCTCGCCCGCCATCGCCGAGACGACCGCAGACGAACTGGGCTGGTGA
- a CDS encoding phosphonatase-like hydrolase, with protein sequence MKLIVLDMAGTTVADGGLVEQAFGAAAQRLGVEPGSADHAEKLDYVRATMGESKISVFRHLFGDEDRAQQANLAFEEAYGELVAGGRIAPVPGAREAIERLTGEGRTVVLSTGFARTTQDAILAALGWQDLVALTLCPADAGGRGRPYPDMVLAAFLRTGAVDGVQQIVVAGDTSYDMLSGVRSGAGIVAGVLTGAHDKDQLARNGATHVLGSVAELPDLIARAEA encoded by the coding sequence CTGAAGCTGATCGTCCTCGACATGGCCGGGACCACCGTCGCCGACGGCGGCCTCGTCGAGCAGGCATTCGGCGCCGCCGCGCAGCGCCTCGGCGTGGAGCCCGGCTCCGCCGACCACGCGGAGAAGCTCGACTACGTGCGCGCCACCATGGGCGAGTCCAAGATCTCCGTCTTCCGCCACCTCTTCGGCGACGAGGACCGGGCCCAGCAGGCCAACCTCGCGTTCGAGGAGGCATACGGGGAACTGGTCGCCGGCGGCCGCATCGCGCCGGTGCCCGGCGCCCGCGAGGCCATCGAGCGGCTCACGGGAGAAGGCCGGACCGTGGTCCTCTCCACCGGCTTCGCCCGCACCACCCAGGACGCGATCCTCGCCGCGCTCGGCTGGCAGGACCTGGTCGCGCTGACCCTCTGCCCCGCCGACGCGGGCGGCCGCGGCCGCCCTTACCCGGACATGGTCCTCGCCGCCTTCCTGCGCACCGGGGCGGTGGACGGCGTCCAGCAGATCGTGGTCGCGGGGGACACCTCGTACGACATGCTCAGCGGCGTACGCTCCGGGGCCGGGATCGTCGCCGGGGTGCTGACCGGCGCACACGACAAGGACCAGCTGGCACGCAACGGGGCCACGCACGTGCTCGGTTCGGTGGCCGAGCTGCCTGACCTGATCGCCCGGGCGGAAGCATGA
- a CDS encoding ABC transporter ATP-binding protein, whose product MTGTSAPAAVGRTTQAGGIRFDAVSVVYGKNTVLDRFDLTVEPGEVMALLGPSGSGKTTALRAVAGFVRPASGRVWLGDRDVTGLPPHKRGIGMVVQQYALFPHMRVQDNVAFGLKARKVAKAEIPARVAEALELVGMAAYAKRYPRELSGGQQQRVAIARALAVRPGVLLLDEPLSALDARLRSGMLAELARLHRELPDVSILYVTHDQVEALTLADRIAVMDKARLQDCGTPQELYRRPRTEFTASFVGNANLLPVTVAGTAGTVEFAGRRLDVPTGEAAGGVTATLCVRPHLVGLGDGPNALTGALAEVQWRGSTHRLYVDVDGHRIKADLRELRDTPALGDRVTLHFAAEDAVLLPAGATGVNDG is encoded by the coding sequence ATGACCGGCACATCCGCACCCGCGGCCGTCGGTCGGACCACGCAAGCCGGCGGGATCCGTTTCGACGCAGTCAGCGTCGTGTACGGCAAAAACACCGTCCTCGACCGGTTCGACCTGACCGTCGAACCCGGCGAGGTCATGGCGCTGCTCGGTCCCTCCGGATCCGGCAAGACCACCGCCCTGCGCGCCGTCGCCGGCTTCGTCCGGCCCGCCTCCGGGCGGGTCTGGCTGGGCGACCGCGATGTCACCGGGCTGCCGCCGCACAAGCGCGGCATCGGCATGGTCGTCCAGCAGTACGCGCTGTTCCCGCACATGCGGGTCCAGGACAACGTCGCCTTCGGCCTCAAGGCCCGCAAGGTCGCGAAGGCCGAGATCCCCGCACGGGTCGCCGAAGCCCTCGAACTCGTCGGCATGGCCGCGTACGCCAAGCGCTACCCGCGCGAACTGTCCGGCGGTCAGCAGCAGCGCGTCGCCATCGCCCGCGCGCTCGCCGTCCGCCCCGGCGTACTGCTGCTCGACGAGCCGCTCTCCGCGCTCGACGCCCGGCTGCGCTCCGGGATGCTCGCCGAACTGGCACGCCTGCACCGGGAGTTGCCGGACGTCTCCATCCTGTACGTCACCCATGACCAGGTCGAGGCGCTGACCCTCGCCGACCGGATCGCGGTCATGGACAAGGCGCGCCTGCAGGACTGCGGCACCCCGCAGGAGCTGTACCGCCGCCCGCGTACGGAGTTCACCGCGTCGTTCGTCGGCAACGCCAACCTGCTGCCGGTCACCGTCGCCGGGACCGCGGGCACCGTGGAGTTCGCCGGGCGCAGGCTCGACGTACCGACCGGCGAGGCGGCCGGCGGCGTCACGGCCACCCTCTGCGTCCGTCCCCACCTGGTCGGACTCGGCGACGGGCCCAACGCGCTGACCGGTGCCCTCGCCGAGGTCCAGTGGCGCGGCTCCACGCATCGGCTCTACGTCGACGTCGACGGCCACCGGATCAAGGCCGACCTTCGCGAACTGCGCGACACTCCGGCGCTCGGCGACCGGGTCACCCTGCACTTCGCCGCCGAGGACGCGGTGCTGCTGCCCGCGGGGGCGACAGGGGTGAACGATGGATAG
- a CDS encoding 2-aminoethylphosphonate ABC transporter permease subunit — MDSTGVRLKPVDPAPGSVPTHPQGLDSARPGEAPSAPAERTPIKVRTARFGWVVPPVAVLALVFLYPLVLVVQQSVSPDEGGTSLAPYGDVFASASFRSALTTTVWLAVGSTAGCLVLGLVLALVIAFVPFPGGRAVARFIDVFLSFPSFLITLALLFIYGTVGMANGVWTDVTGAADGPFHFLTTPWGVLLAEITYFTPFVMRPLLAAFSQLDTGQLEVASSLGAKPARIVRQVILPEALPALAAGGSLVLVMCLNEFGIVLFTGAKGVTTLPMLVYSKAILESDYPAACAVAVVNIAISVGLYSLYRMVSRRVGA; from the coding sequence ATGGATAGCACCGGGGTCCGCCTCAAGCCCGTTGATCCCGCACCGGGGTCGGTGCCCACCCATCCCCAAGGTCTCGACTCCGCTCGACCAGGGGAGGCGCCGTCCGCCCCTGCGGAACGTACGCCCATCAAGGTGCGCACCGCCCGGTTCGGGTGGGTGGTACCGCCCGTCGCCGTTCTCGCCCTGGTCTTCCTCTATCCGCTGGTCCTCGTCGTCCAGCAGTCCGTCAGCCCGGACGAGGGCGGCACCTCGCTCGCCCCGTACGGCGACGTCTTCGCCTCCGCGTCGTTCCGCTCGGCGCTGACCACCACCGTCTGGCTCGCCGTAGGCTCGACCGCCGGCTGTCTGGTGCTGGGCCTCGTCCTCGCCCTGGTGATCGCCTTCGTGCCGTTCCCCGGCGGCAGGGCGGTCGCCAGGTTCATCGACGTCTTCCTCTCCTTCCCGTCCTTCCTGATCACCCTCGCCCTGCTGTTCATCTACGGCACCGTGGGCATGGCCAACGGCGTCTGGACGGATGTCACCGGCGCGGCGGACGGGCCCTTCCACTTCCTCACCACGCCGTGGGGCGTCCTCCTCGCGGAGATCACGTACTTCACCCCGTTCGTGATGCGGCCGCTGCTCGCCGCGTTCTCGCAACTCGACACCGGGCAGCTGGAGGTCGCCTCCTCGCTGGGCGCGAAGCCGGCCCGGATCGTGCGGCAGGTGATCCTCCCCGAAGCGCTGCCGGCGCTCGCCGCGGGCGGCTCCCTCGTCCTCGTGATGTGCCTCAACGAGTTCGGGATCGTGCTGTTCACCGGGGCGAAAGGGGTCACGACCCTGCCGATGCTCGTCTACAGCAAGGCGATCCTGGAGTCCGACTACCCCGCCGCCTGTGCCGTCGCCGTCGTCAACATCGCGATCTCGGTGGGTCTCTACAGCCTGTATCGGATGGTGAGCCGCCGTGTTGGTGCATAG
- a CDS encoding ABC transporter permease produces MLVHSRAGKWATWAVFLLLFVPLFALPLLVIVAASFTTNWSGAFPSGPTTEHYRAATSGDSLQALTTSLITAVGASLLALTIGSWAALAAATLRRRGKRFLDGLFMLPVAVPSVVVGLAVLVAFSKPPMLLNGTRWIVILAHTVLVTAFAYQSVSAATLRLDPMYEQAAASLGARPSYVLWRIKLPLLLPSLTAAAGLCFALSMGELSATMMLYPPDWTPLPVQIFAATDRGSLFTGAAVAVVLMGTTLLVLLAVSRIRTRASYR; encoded by the coding sequence GTGTTGGTGCATAGCCGTGCCGGGAAGTGGGCCACCTGGGCCGTCTTCCTCCTGCTCTTCGTCCCCCTGTTCGCGCTCCCCCTGCTGGTGATCGTCGCCGCGTCGTTCACGACCAACTGGTCCGGCGCCTTCCCCTCGGGCCCGACCACCGAGCACTATCGGGCAGCCACCAGCGGCGATTCCCTCCAGGCCCTCACCACCAGCCTGATCACCGCCGTCGGCGCCAGCCTGCTCGCCCTCACCATCGGCTCCTGGGCCGCGCTCGCAGCAGCCACGCTGCGACGGCGGGGCAAGAGGTTCCTGGACGGGCTGTTCATGCTGCCGGTCGCCGTACCGTCCGTCGTCGTCGGCCTCGCCGTGCTCGTCGCGTTCAGCAAGCCGCCGATGCTGCTCAACGGCACGCGCTGGATCGTGATTCTGGCGCACACCGTTCTTGTCACGGCGTTCGCCTACCAGTCGGTCTCGGCCGCGACACTGCGTCTGGATCCGATGTACGAGCAGGCGGCGGCCAGTCTCGGCGCCCGCCCCTCGTACGTCCTGTGGCGGATCAAGCTGCCACTCCTGCTGCCCTCCCTCACGGCGGCCGCAGGGCTCTGCTTCGCCCTGTCCATGGGTGAGTTGAGCGCCACGATGATGCTCTACCCGCCCGACTGGACACCGCTCCCGGTGCAGATCTTCGCGGCCACCGACCGTGGCTCGCTCTTCACCGGCGCCGCCGTGGCCGTGGTCCTCATGGGCACGACGCTGCTGGTCCTGCTCGCGGTCTCCCGCATCCGCACCAGAGCCTCGTACCGCTGA
- a CDS encoding 2-aminoethylphosphonate ABC transporter substrate-binding protein produces the protein MRKSHLKPLAAVTGALALAATLSACGGSSAASDEKIVTVYSADGLKGENGDGWYDKVFKDFEKKTGIKVEYVEGGSGEMVQRAAREKSNTQADVLVTLPPFIQQADSKGLLTAYEPAGSDQVDGADKASDSKWTSVVNNYFGFVYNKKELKTAPTTWDELTDGKYKEKIQYSTPGVAGDGTAVLIKAMHDFGGKEPAMEYLKKLQANNVGPSASTGKLAPKVDKGELSVANGDVQMNFAQSKDMPNLGIWFPAKAGSEPTTFALPYAAGLVSKAPHSANGKKLLDFMLSEQAQKDVSEVGGGFSARKDIEATDANAIALSKLMNGVEVFEPDWSDIGANLDGYVDAWKTATGS, from the coding sequence ATGCGCAAGAGCCACCTCAAGCCGCTGGCCGCCGTCACCGGCGCGCTCGCCCTCGCCGCCACCCTCTCCGCCTGCGGCGGTTCCTCGGCCGCCTCCGACGAGAAGATCGTCACCGTCTACAGCGCGGACGGGCTCAAGGGCGAGAACGGCGACGGCTGGTACGACAAGGTCTTCAAGGACTTCGAGAAGAAGACCGGCATCAAGGTCGAGTACGTGGAGGGCGGCTCCGGCGAGATGGTGCAGCGCGCCGCCCGCGAGAAGTCCAACACCCAGGCCGATGTGCTGGTCACGCTCCCGCCGTTCATCCAGCAGGCCGACTCCAAGGGCCTCCTGACGGCGTACGAACCGGCCGGCTCCGACCAGGTCGACGGCGCCGACAAGGCGTCCGACTCCAAGTGGACCTCGGTCGTCAACAACTACTTCGGCTTCGTCTACAACAAGAAGGAACTGAAGACCGCGCCCACCACCTGGGACGAGCTCACCGACGGGAAGTACAAGGAGAAGATCCAGTACTCCACCCCCGGAGTCGCCGGTGACGGAACGGCCGTACTCATCAAGGCCATGCACGACTTCGGCGGCAAGGAGCCGGCGATGGAGTACCTGAAGAAGCTCCAGGCCAACAACGTCGGGCCGTCCGCCTCCACCGGCAAGCTCGCCCCCAAGGTCGACAAGGGCGAACTGTCCGTCGCCAACGGTGACGTCCAGATGAACTTCGCGCAGTCCAAGGACATGCCGAACCTCGGCATCTGGTTCCCGGCGAAGGCCGGCTCCGAGCCCACCACGTTCGCCCTGCCCTACGCGGCCGGACTGGTCAGCAAGGCCCCGCACAGCGCCAACGGCAAGAAGCTGCTCGACTTCATGCTCTCCGAGCAGGCCCAGAAGGACGTCAGCGAGGTCGGCGGCGGCTTCTCCGCCCGCAAGGACATCGAGGCCACCGACGCCAACGCCATCGCGCTCAGCAAGCTGATGAACGGGGTGGAGGTCTTCGAGCCGGACTGGTCGGACATAGGCGCCAACCTGGACGGTTACGTGGACGCCTGGAAGACGGCCACCGGCAGCTGA
- a CDS encoding HAD-IIA family hydrolase, with protein sequence MTDHKPIESWLTDMDGVLMHEGVPIPGADAFIKKLRDSGKPFLVLTNNSIYTARDLHMRLNRIGLEVPVENIWTSALATAKFLDNQHPGGTAYVIGEAGLTTALHEAGYVLTDTEPDFVILGETRTYSFEALTKAIRLINNGARFIATNPDNTGPSPEGALPATGSVAALITKATGKEPYFVGKPNPLMMRSALNTLGAHSETSAMIGDRMDTDVLAGLEAGMETFLVLTGLTNRDEIERYPYRPTKVVDSIADLVDLV encoded by the coding sequence ATGACAGATCACAAGCCCATCGAATCGTGGCTCACCGACATGGACGGGGTGCTGATGCACGAAGGCGTGCCGATCCCCGGCGCGGACGCCTTCATCAAGAAGCTCCGTGATTCGGGCAAGCCGTTCCTCGTTCTGACGAACAACTCGATCTACACAGCCCGAGACCTACATATGCGGCTCAACCGCATCGGCCTCGAAGTGCCGGTCGAGAACATCTGGACCTCGGCCCTGGCTACCGCCAAGTTCTTGGACAACCAGCACCCTGGCGGCACTGCCTACGTCATCGGTGAGGCGGGGCTGACCACCGCCTTGCATGAAGCCGGGTACGTGCTCACCGACACCGAGCCCGATTTCGTGATCTTGGGTGAGACGCGGACTTATTCGTTCGAGGCGCTGACTAAGGCCATCCGGTTGATAAACAACGGTGCCCGCTTCATCGCCACCAACCCCGACAACACCGGGCCTTCACCCGAGGGGGCACTACCCGCCACCGGTTCCGTCGCTGCGTTGATCACGAAGGCGACCGGCAAGGAGCCGTACTTCGTCGGCAAGCCCAACCCGCTCATGATGCGCAGTGCGCTGAACACTTTGGGTGCCCACTCCGAGACCTCCGCGATGATCGGCGACCGGATGGACACGGATGTGCTGGCCGGGCTGGAGGCCGGGATGGAAACGTTCCTGGTTCTCACCGGGCTGACGAACAGGGACGAGATCGAGCGCTACCCGTACCGGCCGACCAAGGTTGTGGACTCGATCGCGGACCTCGTCGACCTCGTCTGA
- a CDS encoding class F sortase has product MSASDRPTGTGRLLTGVAWAVVLLGLWLWGRGITDGSGASSAPTTGDVAAVGRPLGVPLPAAHAPIKGAAPERVEIPSIGIKAPVVSRGLDAAGGIDPPSFATPHTVGWYGSGTRPGAAGAALFVGHVDTETKPAVFYGLSAARPGAKIRVVRTDGTVAEFTIDDVQVFTRDRFNARKAYGPRKDGRAELRLITCGGTFDRASHEYNANVVVSAYLTGEKKSPARTAGAMGKSGRSARSADSA; this is encoded by the coding sequence ATGTCCGCCTCGGACCGCCCCACAGGCACCGGCCGGCTGCTCACCGGCGTGGCCTGGGCCGTCGTGTTGCTGGGCCTGTGGCTCTGGGGTCGCGGAATCACCGACGGATCCGGCGCCAGCTCCGCCCCGACCACCGGCGATGTCGCCGCGGTCGGCCGCCCGCTCGGCGTACCGCTGCCCGCGGCGCACGCCCCGATCAAGGGCGCGGCCCCCGAGCGCGTCGAGATCCCCTCGATCGGCATCAAGGCCCCCGTCGTCTCCCGCGGCCTGGACGCGGCGGGAGGGATCGACCCGCCGTCCTTCGCGACACCGCACACGGTCGGCTGGTACGGCAGCGGCACCCGGCCCGGCGCGGCGGGCGCCGCGCTCTTCGTCGGCCATGTCGACACCGAGACCAAACCGGCCGTCTTCTACGGGCTCAGCGCGGCCCGCCCCGGCGCCAAGATCCGGGTGGTCCGCACGGACGGCACGGTCGCCGAATTCACCATCGACGACGTCCAGGTCTTCACCCGGGACCGCTTCAACGCCCGCAAGGCGTACGGTCCCCGCAAGGACGGCCGGGCGGAGCTGAGGCTGATCACCTGCGGCGGTACGTTCGACCGCGCGTCGCACGAGTACAACGCCAATGTGGTCGTCTCCGCCTATCTGACCGGCGAGAAGAAGAGTCCGGCCAGGACGGCCGGGGCCATGGGCAAGTCCGGCAGGTCGGCCAGGTCCGCCGACTCGGCGTAG